One genomic segment of Nothobranchius furzeri strain GRZ-AD chromosome 10, NfurGRZ-RIMD1, whole genome shotgun sequence includes these proteins:
- the pls3 gene encoding plastin-3: protein MSGKITREEEEEMREIFEKIDLDKNGFICDYELGELLREAGHPLPGFKVRDTLQKLDRNHDDKISFDEFLALIKELKGSQVAKTFRKVINRKEGILAIGGTSELSSEGTQHSYSEEERYAFVNWINTALEKDPDCQHVLAMDPNTDALFTALGDGIVLCKMINLSVPDTIDERTINKKKLTHFTTQENLNLALNSASAIGCHVVNIGALDLKEGKPHLVLGLLWQIIKIGLFADIELSRNEALAALLRDGETLEDLMKLSPEELLLRWANYHLENAGWKKINNFSSDISDSRAYFHILNQIAPKGTEDDHPRIDIDMSGFSERDDLKRAEAMLQQADRLGCRQFVTPTDVISGNPKLNLAFVANLFNKYPALTKPDNQDIDWGLLEGETREERTFRNWMNSLGVNPTVNHLYVDLQDAIVILQLYEKIKVPVDWNKVNKPPYPKLGTNMKKLENCNYAVDLGKSTKFSLVGIGGQDLNDGNATLTLALVWQLMRRYTLNVLEDLGDGEKANDDVIVKWVNKTLAEAGKSTKISSFKDKEICSSLAVLELIDAIQPGSINFELVKTGGLSEDDKLNNAKYAISMARKIGARVYALPEDLVEVKPKMVMTVFACLMGRGMKRV from the exons ATGTCTGGAAAAATAAcacgagaggaggaggaggagatgagggAGATCTTTGAGAAAATTG ATCTTGacaaaaatgggtttatttgtgatTACGAACTCGGGGAGCTCCTCAGAGAGGCTGGCCACCCGCTGCCTGGGTTCAAGGTCCGAGACACCCTCCAGAAACTCGATCGCAACCATGACGATAAAATCAGCTTTGATGAATTCCTGGCG CTCATCAAGGAGCTAAAGGGCAGCCAAGTAGCTAAAACCTTCCGGAAGGTCATCAACAGAAAAGAGGGAATCCTGGCTATCGGAGGAACGTCGGAGCTGTCTAGCGAAGGCACACAACACTCCTACTCTG AGGAGGAGCGATACGCTTTTGTGAACTGGATCAACACGGCTCTGGAAAAGGATCCGGACTGTCAACATGTTCTGGCCATGGAtcccaacacagatgctctgttcACGGCTCTGGGAGATGGGATTGTGCTCTG CAAAATGATCAACCTGTCAGTGCCAGACACGATTGACGAGCGAACCATTAATAAGAAGAAGCTTACACATTTTACGACACAG GAGAATCTGAACCTGGCCCTGAACTCCGCGTCTGCCATCGGCTGCCATGTGGTGAACATCGGTGCTTTGGACCTGAAAGAAGGAAAGCCCCATCTGGTGTTGGGTCTGCTATGGCAGATCATCAAGATCGGCCTGTTTGCCGACATCGAGCTCAGCAGAAACGAAG CGCTGGCGGCCTTGCTGAGAGACGGTGAAACCCTGGAGGACCTGATGAAGCTGTCCCCAGAAGAGCTGCTGCTGCGCTGGGCAAACTATCACCTGGAGAATGCCGGCTGGAAGAAGATCAACAACTTCAGCTCAGACATCAGT gACTCGAGGGCCTACTTCCACATTTTGAACCAGATTGCTCCGAAAGGCACCGAGGACGATCATCCACGCATCGACATTGACATGTCGGGCTTCAGC gagAGGGACGACTTGAAGAGGGCAGAAGCTATGCTGCAGCAGGCCGACAGACTCGGCTGTCGACAGTTTGTCACCCCGACTGATGTCATCAGTGGAAACCCCAAACTTAATCTGGCCTTTGTGGCCAATCTGTTCAACAAGTACCCAGCCCTGACGAAGCCTGATAATCAGGATATTGACTGGGGATTGTTGGAGG GTGAAACGAGAGAAGAGAGAACATTTAGAAACTGGATGAACTCCCTGGGAGTGAACCCCACTGTGAATCATCTCTATGT GGACTTACAAGATGCCATCGTCATCCTTCAGCTCTATGAGAAGATTAAAGTACCGGTCGATTGGAACAAAGTCAACAAGCCGCCTTACCCCAAACTGGGAACCAACATGAAAAAA TTGGAGAACTGTAACTATGCGGTGGACCTGGGCAAATCTACCAAGTTCTCCCTTGTTGGTATCGGCGGGCAGGATCTGAATGATGGCAACGCCACTCTGACTCTGGCGCTGGTGTGGCAACTCATGAGGAG ATACACGCTGAACGTGCTGGAGGATCTGGGAGATGGAGAGAAAGCAAATGATGACGTCATTGTAAAATGGGTGAACAAAACATTGGCAGAGGCTGGAAAATCCACAAAGATTTCAAGTTTTAAG GACAAGGAAATCTGCAGCAGTCTGGCGGTGTTGGAACTGATCGATGCCATCCAACCTGGCAGCATCAACTTTGAGCTGGTAAAAACCGGCGGCCTCTCTGAAGACGACAAACTCAACAACGCCAA ATACGCCATCTCGATGGCGAGGAAGATCGGAGCTCGTGTCTACGCTCTCCCAGAGGACCTGGTGGAGGTCAAACCCAAAATGGTGATGACGGTGTTTGCCTGTTTGATGGGCCGGGGGATGAAGCGCGTCTGA
- the cnga2b gene encoding cyclic nucleotide gated channel subunit alpha 2b, protein MTGQVTEGDRSPNNLSVKTTLEEEVERTDSILSRVPSVWDDTSSELQRVADLDANRRNSRNSFQRIGAISRLVNLVVRLREWAHRSLLEEEERPDSFLERFRGPELRTAPSRTSNTQPDVNGNNAKGIFRKPWDLFVVSPSDNAYYRWLFVIATAVLYNWFLVVVRACFDDLQVDYYICWLILDYLSDTVYILDTCVRLCTGFLEQGLLVKDHAKLRDSYVRTFQFKLDVLSILPTDLVYIYTGIHTPQLRFNRLLRFPRMFEFFDRTETRTNYPNIFRICNLVLYILVIIHWNACIYYAISKSLGFGSDTWVFPNISLPEYSSLTRNYIYCLYWSTLTLTTIGEMPPPVQDEEYLFVVFDFLVGVLIFATIVGNVGSMISNMNATRAEFQARIDAIKHYMHFRKVSKELESRVITWFDYLWTNKKAVDEQEVLKNLPNKLRAEIAINVHLDTLKKVRIFQDCEAGLLVELVLKLRPQVFSPGDYICRKGDIGKEMYIIKEGKLAVVADDGVTQYALLTAGSCFGEISILNIKGSKMGNRRTANIRSLGYSDLFCLSKDDLMEAVTEYPDAKTVLEERGREILKKEGLLDESTERGGLHKEDTEEKVERLESSLDTLQTRFSRLLSEYTGTQQRLKQRITLLERQLNQTDCGAEANNGKGANTEMSIEINPGPLASTNGSPNRSGVQTWDKRSPKSQH, encoded by the exons ATGACGGGCCAGGTGACAGAGGGGGACCGGTCGCCCAACAACCTGTCGGTGAAGACCACTTTAGAGGAGGAGGTCGAGAGGACAGACAGTATTCTGAGCAG ggtcccgtcggtctgggaTGACACGTCCTCAGAGCTACAAAGAGTTGCTGATCTCGATGCCAACAGACGCAATTCAAGGAATTCTTTCCAGAGAATTGGAGCCATCTCAAG ACTGGTGAACCTGGTGGTACGGCTGAGGGAATGGGCACACAGGAGTCtcttggaggaggaggagcgtcCGGACTCCTTCCTGGAACGGTTTCGTGGCCCCGAGCTGAGAACCGCCCCGAGTCGCACCAGCAACACACAGCCAGATGTCAACGGCAACAATGCCAAGGGGATCTTTAG GAAACCCTGGGATTTGTTTGTGGTGTCCCCATCGGATAACGCGTACTACCGATGGTTATTTGTTATCGCCACAGCGGTGCTCTACAACTGGTTCCTTGTTGTTGTGAG GGCATGCTTTGACGATCTACAGGTTGACTATTATATCTGCTGGCTGATACTGGACTACCTCTCTGACACGGTGTATATCCTGGACACCTGCGTTCGACTTTGCACAG GTTTCCTGGAACAGGGGCTGCTGGTGAAGGACCACGCCAAGCTCAGAGACAGCTACGTTCGAACATTTCAGTTCAAGCTGGATGTGCTGTCCATCCTTCCTACGGACCTGGTTTACATCTACACTGGCATCCACACACCGCAACTTAGGTTCAATCGCCTGCTGCGCTTCCCGCGCATGTTTGAATTCTTCGACCGCACGGAGACTCGCACCAACTACCCCAACATCTTCCGCATCTGCAATTTGGTTCTTTACATCCTGGTCATCATTCACTGGAACGCCTGCATCTACTACGCTATATCCAAGTCGCTGGGGTTTGGATCGGACACATGGGTGTTCCCAAACATCTCCCTACCGGAATACTCATCCTTGACAAGGAATTACATCTACTGTCTGTACTGGTCCACTCTGACTCTCACCACCATTGGAGAGATGCCTCCACCTGTGCAAGATGAAGAGTACCTGTTTGTGGTCTTTGACTTTCTCGTTGGTGTGCTGATCTTTGCAACAATTGTAGGAAACGTAGGCTCAATGATTTCCAACATGAACGCCACCCGTGCTGAGTTCCAGGCTCGAATTGATGCAATTAAACATTACATGCACTTCAGGAAAGTCAGCAAAGAACTGGAGTCTCGTGTCATTACATGGTTCGACTACCTCTGGACCAACAAAAAAGCTGTGGATGAGCAGGAGGTGCTGAAGAACCTACCGAACAAACTACGCGCTGAAATTGCCATCAATGTCCACCTGGACACTCTAAAGAAAGTCCGCATTTTTCAGGACTGTGAGGCAGGACTGCTTGTGGAGCTTGTCCTCAAACTACGCCCTCAAGTCTTCAGTCCAGGAGACTATATCTGCAGGAAAGGAGACATCGGTAAGGAGATGTACATCATTAAAGAGGGGAAGCTGGCTGTGGTAGCGGATGATGGGGTCACACAATACGCTCTCCTCACTGCTGGTAGCTGCTTTGGAGAAATCAGCATCCTTAATATAAAAGGCAGTAAAATGGGAAATCGACGAACGGCCAACATCCGCAGCTTGGGTTACTCCGACCTCTTCTGCCTCTCTAAGGACGACCTGATGGAGGCAGTGACAGAGTACCCGGATGCTAAGACGGTGCTGGAGGAGAGGGGTCGGGAGATCCTGAAGAAGGAAGGTCTCCTAGATGAGAGCACGGAGAGGGGAGGCCTACACAAAGAGGACACGGAGGAGAAAGTGGAGAGACTGGAGTCCTCTCTGGACACTCTGCAGACCCGCTTTTCCCGCCTGCTGAGTGAATACACGGGCACTCAGCAGCGGCTGAAGCAGCGCATCACTTTGCTGGAGCGGCAGCTGAATCAGACAGACTGCGGCGCCGAGGCAAACAATGGCAAGGGCGCAAACACAGAGATGTCCATTGAAATCAACCCTGGGCCGCTTGCATCCACGAACGGGTCACCGAACCGGAGCGGTGTACAAACGTGGGACAAAAGGAGTCCAAAATCACAACACTGA
- the rraga gene encoding ras-related GTP-binding protein A — protein MSGTAMKKKVLLMGKSGSGKTSMRSIIFANYIARDTRRLGATIDVEHSHVRFLGNLVLNLWDCGGQDTFMENYFTSQRDNIFRNVEVLIYVFDVESRELEKDMHYYQSCLEAILQNSPDAKVFCLVHKMDLVQEDQRDLIFKEREEDLKRLSRPLACTCFRTSIWDETLYKAWSSIVYQLIPNVQQLETNLRNFAQIIEADEVLLFERATFLVISHYQCKEQRDAHRFEKISNIIKQFKLSCSKLAASFQSMEVRNSNFAAFIDVFTSNTYVMVIMSDPSIPSAATLINIRNARKHFEKLERVDGPKHSLHMRMR, from the exons ATGTCAGGCACAGCTATGAAGAAAAAG GTGCTCCTGATGGGGAAAAGTGGGTCTGGAAAGACCAGCATGAGATCAATCATCTTTGCCAACTACATAGCTCGGGACACACGTCGGCTCGGAGCTACGA TTGACGTGGAACACTCCCATGTTCGATTTCTTGGCAATCTGGTTCTAAACCTGTGGGACTGTGGAGG ACAAGACACGTTCATGGAGAACTACTTCACCAGCCAGCGAGACAACATTTTCAGAAATGTTGAGGTTCTAATTTATGTATTTGATGTTGAGAGCCGTGAGCTTGAGAAAGACATGCATTACTACCAGTCGTGTCTCGAAGCCATCCTGCAGAATTCCCCCGATGCCAAAGTGTTCTGTCTGGTGCACAAAATGGACCTTGTTCAGGAAGACCAGAGAGATCTG ATCTTTAAGGAGCGTGAAGAAGATCTGAAGAGATTGTCCAGACCTTTGGCTTGTACATGCTTTAGGACATCAATCTGGGATGAAACCCTGTATAAG GCTTGGTCAAGCATAGTGTATCAGCTAATCCCAAACGTCCAGCAGCTGGAGACAAACCTGAGGAATTTTGCACAGATCATAGAAGCAGATGAAGTTCTCCTGTTTGAGAGAGCCACCTTCCTG GTGATCTCCCACTATCAGTGCAAAGAGCAGCGTGACGCCCACAGGTTTGAGAAgatcagtaacattatcaaacagTTCAAACTCAGCTGTAG TAAGCTTGCAGCCTCTTTCCAGAGCATGGAAGTGAGGAATTCCAACTTTGCGGCCTTCATTGATGTCTTCACTTCCAACACCTACGTGATGGTCATCATGTCGGACCCGTCTATTC CGTCTGCAGCAACTCTCATCAACATCCGCAATGCTAGGAAACACTTTGAGAAGTTGGAGCGGGTGGATGGACCCAAGCACAGCCTGCACATGCGGATGCGTTAG
- the chmp1b gene encoding charged multivesicular body protein 1b: MPAMEKHLFNLKFAAKELQRNSKKCDKEEKAEKTKVKKAIQKGNMEVARIHAENAIRQKNQSVNYLRMSARVDAVAARVQTAVTMNQVTKSMAGVVKGMDATLKSMNLEKISALMDKFEHQFETLDVQTAQMEDTMSSTTTLTTPQNQVESLMHEMADEAGLDLNLELPQGQTGSVGTSVASAEQDELSQRLAKLRDQM, from the exons ATGCCGGCTATGGAAA AACATCTCTTCAATCTAAAATTTGCTGCCAAGGAGCTCCAAAGAAATTCAAAGAAATGTGACAAAGAGGAAAAAGCAGAAAAGACGAAAGTTAAGAAG GCCATCCAGAAGGGGAACATGGAGGTAGCACGGATCCATGCAGAGAATGCCATCAGACAGAAGAACCAGTCTGTGAACTACCTGAGAATGAGCGCTCGAGTCGACGCAGTGGCAGCTAGAGTCCAGACGGCTGTCACAATGAACCAG GTCACAAAGTCTATGGCTGGAGTGGTGAAAGGCATGGACGCTACTCTGAAGAGTATGAATCTGGAAAAG ATCTCAGCTCTTATGGACAAATTTGAGCATCAGTTTGAAACTCTGGATGTTCAGACAGCCCAGATGGAGGACACCATGAGCAGCACAACAACCCTCACCACGCCGCAG AATCAAGTGGAGTCATTGATGCATGAAATGGCTGATGAAGCAGG TTTGGACCTGAACTTGGAGCTACCACAAGGACAGACGGGATCAGTGGGTACCAGTGTTGCTTCTGCAGAGCAG GATGAGCTGTCTCAAAGACTCGCAAAGCTCAGAGATCAGATGTAA